From the Ctenopharyngodon idella isolate HZGC_01 chromosome 3, HZGC01, whole genome shotgun sequence genome, one window contains:
- the LOC127510126 gene encoding gastrula zinc finger protein XlCGF49.1-like, with the protein MKENEAVEEPLSCSTTKKAFLMNRRANESTTCTQCGKSFRKKHLEHHMRIHTGEKPFTCDQCGKSFTYKQNLDDHMRVHTGEKPFTCDQCGKRFSCKQSLKLHMRIHTGEKPFTCDQCCKTFSRASALKTHLVVHTKEKPHSCSVCGKSFSVLCSLQVHQKIHTGVREYMCFECGKTFNTANNLKQHQIIHTGEKPYKCSYCDKRFSFSSNLKRHERIHSRE; encoded by the coding sequence ATGAAAGAGAACGAGGCGGTTGAAGAACCTTTGAGTTGCTCAACGACTAAAAAGGCATTTTTAATGAACAGAAGAGCCAATGAATCTACaacctgcactcagtgtggaaagagttttagaaaaaaacatcttgagcatcacatgaggatccacactggagagaagccgtttacatgtgatcagtgtggaaagagcttcacATACAAACAAAATCTTGATGaccacatgagagttcatactggagagaagccgttcacatgtgatcaatgtggaaAGAGATTCTCATGCAAACAAAGTCTTAAGCttcacatgaggatccacactggagagaagccgttcacttgtgatcagtgttgtaaaacatttagtagGGCATCAGCCCTGAAGACACACCTGGTAGTTCATACAAAGGAGAAGCCAcattcatgttctgtgtgtggaaagagtttttcagtGCTGTGTAGTTTACAAGTACATCAGAAAATACATACTGGTGTGAGAGAGTACATGTGCTTTGAGTGTGGGAAGACTTTTAATACAgcaaacaatttaaaacagcacCAGAttattcacactggagaaaaaccgtacaagtgttcatactgtgacaagagattcagtttTTCATCAAATCTGAAAAGACATGAAAGGATCCACAGCAGAGAGTGA
- the LOC127510218 gene encoding gastrula zinc finger protein XlCGF57.1-like — MEESEESEELNEVEEEHHDKPGEKPLSRSKTKKILSKKRKAKKSFTCTQCGESFTYKHSLERHMRIHTGERPFSCDQCGKSFMRSSCLKVHMRIHTGEKPYSCDQCGKSFPQKPSLQIHMRVHTGEKLFSCDQCGKRFTQKPHLRGHMMIHTGKKPYACDQCWKSFTRSSHLKEHMWIHTGEKPFTCDQCGKSFVHETSLKEHIMIHTGEKPFMCDQCEKRFSNKKSLHLHMKVHTREKPFTCDQCGKSFTQKTSLELHMRIHTGDKPHACDQCGKSFSQSSSLKDHIRIHTGEKPFVCDQCGKRFTNKKSLELHMRIHTGEKPFTCDHCGKSFTQSSNLKIHMRIHTGEKPFTCDQCGKTFIGSSALKAHLTVHTKEKPHSCSVCGKSFSLLQNLHTHQKIHTGVREYMCFECEKTFVSSDHLKQHQRIHTGEKPYKCSHCDKRFSCSSHLKAHEMIHSREKLLMCDQCGKSFI; from the coding sequence ATGGAAGAGAGCGAGGAGAGTGAAGAACTGAATGAAGTGGAGGAGGAACATCATGACAaacctggagaaaaacctttgaGTCGCTCAAAGACTAAAAAGATATtatcaaagaaaagaaaagccaAGAAATCTTTcacctgcactcagtgtgggGAGAGTTTCACATACAAACACAGTCTTGAGCGacacatgaggatccacactggagaaagaCCGTTCTCATGTGATCAGTGCGGGAAGAGTTTCATGCGATCATCATGCCTTAAAGTACACATGAGAATCCAcacaggagagaagccgtactcatgtgatcagtgtgggaagagtttcccACAAAAGCCAAGTCTCCagattcacatgagagttcacactggagagaagctgtTCTCATGTGATCAATGCGGGAAGAGATTCACACAGAAACCACATCTTAGGGGACACATGATGATCCACACAGGAAAGAAGCCGTATGCATGCGATCAATGTTGGAAGAGTTTCACACGATCATCACATCTTAAAGAACACATGTGGATCCACAcgggagagaagccgttcacatgtgatcaatgtgggaagagttttgTGCACGAAACTAGCCTTAAAGAACACATTATgattcacaccggagagaagccattcatgtgtgatcagtgtgaaaagagattctcaaacaaaaaaagtcttcACCTTCACATGAAAGTTCATACtagagagaagccgttcacatgtgatcagtgcgggaagagtttcacacaaaaaacaaGTCTTGAACTTCACATGAGGATTCACACAGGAGATAAACCACAcgcatgtgatcagtgtggaaagagtttctcaCAATCATCAAGTCTTAAAGATCACATCagaatccacactggagagaagccgtttgtgtgtgatcaatgtgggaagagattcacaaacaaaaaaagtcttgagcttcatatgaggatccacactggagagaagccgttcacatgtgatcattGTGGGAAGAGCTTCACACAATCATCAAACCTTAAGAttcacatgaggatccacactggagagaagccgttcacatgtgatcaatgcGGCAAAACATTTATTGGGTCATCAGCCCTTAAGGCACACCTGACAGTTCATACGAAGGAGAAGCCAcattcatgttctgtgtgtggaaagagtttttcactaCTGCAAAATTTGCATACACATCAGAAAATACACACTGGTGTGAGAGAGTACATGTGCTTCGAGTGTGAGAAGACttttgtttcatctgaccatttAAAACAGCAccagagaattcacactggagaaaaaccgtacaagtgttcacactgtgacaagagattcagttgTTCATCACATCTGAAAGCACATGAGATGATCCACAGCAGAGAGAAGCTGCTCatgtgtgatcagtgtggaaagagtttcatttAA